A genomic region of Mesorhizobium sp. NZP2077 contains the following coding sequences:
- a CDS encoding histone deacetylase family protein, which translates to MKAFYAQEQKRHDPKAFLSSGAPQPNPEEPERVERLLAGASSAGCTIERPRNHGLGPVSAVHTPEYLDFLEHIFERWQRIDGASAEVIPNIHPIARHGSYPASAVGQAGYHMADTACPISGETWQSALWSAWSAVEAAETVMTGAPAAYALCRPPGHHAFADVAGGFCFINNSAVAAQVLRKQAARVAILDVDLHHGNGTQGIFYARPDVLTVSLHADPVRFYPFFWGHADERGEGPGLGYNFNLPLARKSADSAFLEALEGAFQRIRSFSPDALVVALGLDAFEGDPFGGLSVTTPGFSRIGEAIARLGLPTVIVQEGGYLCDELGDNLTAFLTGFGGKAR; encoded by the coding sequence ATGAAAGCCTTTTATGCGCAGGAGCAGAAGCGCCATGACCCCAAGGCCTTTCTTTCCAGTGGTGCACCGCAGCCGAATCCGGAAGAACCCGAGCGCGTCGAAAGATTGTTAGCCGGCGCATCATCTGCGGGCTGCACGATCGAGCGGCCACGCAATCACGGCCTCGGTCCGGTTTCGGCGGTGCATACGCCCGAATATCTCGACTTCCTCGAACATATTTTCGAACGCTGGCAGCGGATCGATGGCGCGTCTGCCGAGGTCATCCCCAACATCCATCCGATCGCGCGCCACGGCTCCTATCCGGCCTCGGCGGTTGGTCAGGCTGGTTACCATATGGCCGACACCGCCTGCCCGATCTCGGGCGAAACCTGGCAGAGCGCCCTGTGGAGCGCGTGGAGCGCGGTCGAAGCAGCCGAAACGGTGATGACTGGCGCGCCGGCCGCCTATGCGCTGTGCCGCCCGCCGGGCCACCACGCCTTTGCCGATGTCGCCGGCGGCTTCTGCTTCATCAACAACTCGGCGGTTGCAGCGCAGGTGCTGCGCAAGCAGGCGGCGCGGGTGGCGATCCTCGATGTCGACCTGCACCACGGCAATGGCACGCAAGGCATTTTCTATGCGCGGCCCGATGTGCTCACCGTCTCGCTGCATGCCGATCCGGTGCGCTTTTACCCATTTTTCTGGGGTCACGCCGACGAGCGTGGCGAGGGCCCGGGCCTTGGTTACAACTTCAACCTGCCGCTGGCACGCAAATCTGCCGACTCGGCGTTTCTGGAAGCACTCGAGGGGGCGTTCCAGCGTATCCGGTCCTTCTCGCCGGACGCGCTGGTCGTCGCGCTCGGCCTCGACGCCTTCGAGGGCGATCCATTCGGCGGACTTTCCGTGACCACGCCAGGCTTCTCGCGTATCGGCGAGGCGATTGCCCGGCTTGGCCTGCCGACGGTTATCGTCCAGGAAGGCGGCTATCTCTGTGACGAACTCGGCGACAACCTCACCGCCTTCCTCACCGGATTCGGCGGCAAGGCGCGGTAA
- a CDS encoding cysteine desulfurase-like protein: MVDFSIEAVRGKFPALSLTDKGRRRIYLDNPAGTQVPQAVADAVSRCLLTTNANLGGYFETTIAAQSVVDEAHQAMADFLGAASPEEIIIGANMTTLTYHMSRTLGRTLKPGDEIILTRMDHEGNVSPWLQLAEDLGLVVRWLSFDEKSWQVEEAALAGLLCDKTRLVALNYASNLTGSINRVKALTAIAKKVGALVYVDAVQFAPHGLIDVQDLGCDFLICSAYKFFGPHMGVLWGRLDVIDGLKPYKCRCSSNGLPERFELGTPQIELMAGLTAAVDYFAELGAAGEGDSRRQKIAKAFEVAIAYENPLAQRLIDGLSDISGLTIHGITDPKRLGDRVPTVSFTVDGIVPETIVRQMNVENIFLWSGHNYAWEIVHQLGIPAEQGVVRIGIAHYNTAAEIDETLESVHRVIALLRQQRS, translated from the coding sequence ATGGTGGACTTTTCGATCGAGGCCGTGCGCGGAAAATTTCCGGCGCTTTCCCTGACCGACAAGGGCCGCCGCCGCATCTATCTCGACAATCCCGCCGGCACGCAGGTGCCGCAGGCGGTCGCCGACGCGGTGTCGCGCTGCCTGCTCACAACCAATGCCAATCTCGGCGGCTATTTCGAAACGACGATCGCCGCCCAGTCCGTCGTCGATGAGGCGCATCAGGCAATGGCCGATTTCCTTGGCGCGGCGAGCCCTGAGGAAATCATCATCGGCGCCAATATGACGACGCTGACCTACCACATGTCGCGCACGCTCGGCCGCACGCTGAAGCCTGGCGACGAGATCATCCTCACCCGCATGGACCACGAGGGCAATGTCTCGCCCTGGCTGCAACTCGCCGAGGATCTTGGTCTCGTCGTGCGCTGGCTGTCATTCGACGAAAAGAGCTGGCAGGTCGAGGAAGCGGCGCTCGCCGGTTTGCTGTGCGACAAGACACGGCTGGTCGCGTTGAACTATGCCTCGAACCTGACCGGTTCGATCAATCGCGTGAAGGCTTTGACTGCCATCGCAAAAAAGGTCGGCGCGCTGGTCTATGTCGACGCCGTCCAGTTCGCACCGCATGGCCTCATCGACGTGCAAGACCTCGGCTGCGATTTCCTGATCTGCTCGGCCTACAAATTCTTCGGCCCGCATATGGGCGTATTGTGGGGACGGCTGGATGTCATCGATGGCCTGAAACCCTACAAATGTCGCTGTTCGTCCAATGGTCTGCCTGAGCGGTTCGAGCTTGGCACGCCGCAGATCGAGCTGATGGCCGGCCTCACGGCGGCGGTCGACTATTTCGCCGAACTGGGCGCGGCGGGCGAGGGTGATTCAAGAAGGCAGAAGATCGCCAAGGCATTCGAAGTCGCCATCGCCTATGAAAATCCGTTGGCGCAAAGGCTGATCGACGGCCTGTCCGACATTTCAGGCCTGACCATCCATGGCATCACCGATCCGAAACGGCTTGGCGATCGCGTGCCGACGGTCTCGTTCACCGTCGATGGCATCGTTCCGGAGACGATCGTGCGGCAGATGAACGTCGAAAACATCTTCCTGTGGTCCGGCCACAACTACGCCTGGGAGATCGTCCACCAACTTGGCATTCCGGCCGAACAGGGCGTCGTGCGCATCGGTATCGCGCACTACAACACGGCGGCCGAGATCGACGAGACGCTGGAGAGCGTACACCGGGTCATTGCCCTGCTCAGGCAGCAGCGCTCCTAG
- a CDS encoding aldo/keto reductase encodes MHKRRLGRTDLLVTQICLGSMTWGQQNTEAEGHAQMDLAFSRGVNFIDTAELYPIPPKAETQGRTEKIIGNWMKAKGNRDKVILASKVVGRTANTWFRGDRPSQLVRADVFDAVDKSLAKLGTDYLDLYQIHWPERDIPWGASPARIGAVARRADADGAPANETPIAETLGAFDELVKAGKIRHFGLSNESSWGVMRFLAEADKGVGPRVASIQNAYNLVNRTFEVNLAEVCEREQVSLLPYSPLAQGYLTGKYDHGARPQGSRSQLFNRGQRYETPNAAEAQLEYNELARSFGMEPALFANAYVSSRPFVTSNIVGATTIPQLEMALSSVDVVWTEEMQKAVDAIHQRVGNPCP; translated from the coding sequence ATGCACAAACGCCGTCTCGGTCGGACCGATCTTCTTGTCACCCAGATCTGCCTTGGTTCGATGACCTGGGGCCAGCAGAACACCGAGGCCGAAGGCCACGCGCAGATGGACCTGGCTTTTTCGCGCGGCGTCAATTTCATCGACACCGCAGAACTCTACCCGATCCCGCCCAAGGCGGAGACACAGGGGCGGACGGAAAAGATCATCGGCAACTGGATGAAAGCCAAGGGCAACCGCGACAAGGTGATCCTTGCCTCCAAGGTCGTCGGCCGCACCGCCAACACCTGGTTTCGCGGCGACAGGCCGTCGCAACTGGTGCGCGCCGATGTTTTTGACGCCGTCGACAAATCGCTGGCCAAGCTCGGAACCGACTATCTCGACCTCTACCAGATCCACTGGCCGGAACGGGATATCCCCTGGGGCGCCAGCCCCGCGCGGATTGGCGCTGTGGCGCGCCGAGCCGATGCCGACGGCGCGCCGGCCAACGAAACGCCGATCGCCGAGACGCTTGGCGCCTTCGATGAGCTGGTGAAGGCAGGAAAGATCCGCCATTTCGGCCTGTCGAACGAGAGTTCCTGGGGTGTCATGCGGTTCCTTGCCGAGGCCGACAAGGGCGTCGGCCCGCGCGTCGCCTCGATCCAGAACGCCTACAATCTCGTCAACCGTACCTTCGAGGTGAACCTCGCCGAGGTCTGCGAGCGTGAACAGGTGTCGTTGCTGCCTTATTCGCCGCTGGCGCAAGGTTATCTGACCGGCAAATACGACCATGGCGCGCGCCCGCAGGGCTCGCGCTCGCAGCTGTTCAACCGCGGTCAGCGTTATGAGACGCCGAATGCCGCGGAGGCACAGCTCGAATACAACGAACTGGCGCGCTCGTTCGGCATGGAGCCGGCCCTGTTTGCCAACGCCTATGTTTCGAGCCGGCCCTTCGTCACCTCCAACATCGTCGGCGCGACGACCATTCCGCAGCTCGAAATGGCGTTGTCCTCGGTGGATGTCGTCTGGACCGAAGAGATGCAGAAGGCGGTGGACGCGATCCATCAGCGGGTCGGCAATCCCTGCCCCTGA
- a CDS encoding DUF1993 family protein, producing MTISMYEASVPVFSARLKALSSVLAAAEQNALDRKIDPQVFLTARLAPDMFALARQVQIATDHAKGAPSRLAGREVPKYEDNEASFADLEARIAKTLALLATFSPADIDGSDDKVIELKLGGRETTLGGMHYLLHVAMPNFYFHLTTAYDILRHNGVPLGKATFLGSR from the coding sequence GTGACCATATCGATGTATGAGGCATCCGTACCCGTGTTTTCAGCCAGGCTGAAAGCACTTTCCAGTGTGCTGGCGGCTGCCGAACAGAATGCGCTTGACCGCAAGATCGACCCGCAGGTGTTTTTGACGGCGCGGCTTGCACCCGACATGTTCGCTTTGGCCAGGCAGGTGCAGATCGCAACCGACCATGCCAAGGGCGCGCCCTCGCGGCTCGCCGGCCGAGAGGTGCCGAAATACGAGGACAATGAGGCAAGTTTTGCCGATCTTGAGGCGCGGATCGCCAAGACGCTCGCGCTACTGGCGACTTTTTCACCGGCAGATATCGACGGTTCCGACGACAAGGTGATCGAGTTGAAGCTTGGTGGCCGCGAAACTACGTTGGGCGGCATGCACTATCTGCTGCATGTGGCCATGCCCAATTTCTACTTCCACCTCACCACCGCCTACGACATCCTTCGCCACAATGGCGTGCCGTTGGGCAAGGCGACATTCCTGGGATCGCGTTGA